One Aethina tumida isolate Nest 87 chromosome 5, icAetTumi1.1, whole genome shotgun sequence genomic window carries:
- the LOC109604528 gene encoding pickpocket protein 28, with protein sequence MAKKQVKSGKFFSKPQSKLNLKLKESSRCQIFTDFINHYFSMSTIHGFYHIAAPRRHPVETVIWTGVVIAAVFGTYKVTSVTIARYTQSPTVISMERDRFSWNTSFPAATICPTFKVDEDKLDIYVEESSAKNKTYFKLFLRSLAEAGYSTFDKVLPYDDLDPKDYLDLVLKLKFSFKPSVTNSGTGSQFYLKQLITEMGICYSFNSELAVYNSPNYWKAERWDLVETNDIFYVNPLDGEVFANVINMSTGFEVFIHGPNEVADVASKKIVSPNGYFLQLYLSGMTIFSTDNTRNLNIHQRKCRFSHESNLRHSPAYSYVLCRIECRMAMAHKLCGCLPYFYRPLDGDKICNVEGMHCLAQYKEQLILLQGVCSCLANCDEVNYIVEDMDTREWFLGSNLQWGLKEYPKMRLKRDIIFGFSDFLVYIGGMVGLFLGCSVLSVMEILYFFTLRLYWFVIKYGNETRYLTLLQEMQYIFQPSFQTSAGVALKLQPVISEMGICYTINSNMGVYNSPSYWENDSWSLLEKKEVFKVHYLDGESFINVINITSGFKIYFHGPNEVADIVSKGVISPNDHFLQIRLKALSIVSNEGIKSLSVSQRKCRFPDESNLPHSPVYSYVLCRMECRITLAQRLCGCIPHFYRKLDGEKICNVNGLHCLAKYKERLILVKGECNCHANCDDDNYYQDEIVRKKSIQNISELRWSIRNYPNMRLKRDVIFGFTDLLVNLGGMVGFFLGCSILSFVEILYFFTLRLYWHNKKGINRIKK encoded by the exons ATGGCAAAAAAGCAAGTCAAATCTGGAAAATTTTTTTCCAAGCCTCAAAGTaaactcaatttaaaattaaaagagtcATCAAGATGTCAAATTTTCACGGATTTCATTAATCATTACTTCAGCATGAGCACCATCCATGGATTTTATCACATTGCAGCACCCCGAAGACATCCGGTGGAAACGGTGATTTGGACTGGGGTGGTGATAGCGGCAGTATTTGGTACCTATAAGGTAACCTCTGTGACAATCGCTCGATACACCCAAAGTCCTACTGTAATCTCCATGGAAAGAGACAGATTTTCTTGGAATACTTCATTCCCCGCTGCTACGATTTGCCCAACCTTTAAAGTTGATGAGGATAAGTTAGATATTTATGTTGAGGAATCGTCGGCGAAGAACAAAACTTACTTCAAATTGTTCCTTCGGTCTTTGGCGGAGGCAGGTTATTCGACTTTTGACAAAGTGTTACCCTATGATGACTTAGATCCAAAGGATTATTTAGatcttgttttaaaattgaagttcAGCTTTAAACCTTCAGTCACAAATTCAGGCACTGGCAGtcaattctatttaaaacaattgattACAGAGATGGGGATttgttatagttttaattctgAACTAGCAGTTTATAATTCACCCAA TTATTGGAAGGCAGAAAGATGGGACTTGGTAGAaactaatgacatattttatgttaatccATTAGACGGTGAAGTCTTTgccaatgttataaatatgtcGACTGGTTTCGag GTCTTTATTCATGGCCCCAACGAAGTAGCTGATGTGGCAAGTAAAAAGATAGTTTCACCAAATGGTTATTTTCTTCAGTTGTACTTATCAGGAATGACCATTTTCAGCACTGACAATaccagaaatttaaatattcatcaaaGAAAATGTAGATTTTCTCATGAAAGTAATCTTCGTCATTCGCCAGCTTATTCATATGTACTTTGCAGGATAGAATGCAGAATGGCAATGGCTCATAAACTTTGTGGTTGTTTACCTTACTTTTATAGACCATTAG ATGGTGACAAAATCTGTAACGTAGAAGGAATGCATTGTTTGGCACAATATAAAG AGCAACTGATTCTTCTTCAAGGTGTGTGTTCATGTTTGGCTAATTGTGATGAAGTAAACTACATTGTTGAAGACATGGATACTAGAGAATGGTTTTTGGGTTCTAATTTGCAATGGGGACTAAAGGAATATCCAAAAATGAGGCTTAAAAGGGACATCATATTTGGTTTCTCAGATTTTCTGG tgtaCATAGGAGGTATGGTAGGATTGTTTTTAGGCTGCAGTGTTTTGAGTGTTAtggaaattttgtatttctttACACTGAGACTTTATtggtttgttattaaatatggaaATGAAACTAGG TACTTAACTTTGCTGCAAGAGATGCAGTACATCTTCCAACCTTCATTTCAAACATCAGCTGGAGTAGCTTTGAAATTACAACCAGTAATTTCTGAAATGGGAATTTGTTATACCATTAATTCCAACATGGGTGTTTATAATAGTCCATCGTACTGGGAAAATGACTCGTGGAGTTTGTTGGAGAAAAAGGAAGTATTCAAGGTGCATTATTTGGATGGTGAAAGCTTcattaatgttataaatatcacATCAGGTTTTAAG ATTTACTTTCATGGACCAAACGAAGTTGCGGATATAGTCAGTAAGGGTGTGATATCTCCAAACGATCACTTCCTGCAAATACGACTTAAAGCACTGTCTATAGTTAGCAATGAGGGGATTAAAAGTTTGTCGGTGTCACAAAGAAAATGTCGATTTCCGGATGAAAGTAACTTACCCCATTCACCAGTTTATTCTTATGTTTTGTGTAGGATGGAGTGTCGAATAACTTTGGCACAGCGACTGTGTGGTTGTATTCcacatttttatagaaaattag ATggtgaaaaaatatgtaatgtcAATGGTCTACATTGTTTAGCAAAATATAAAG aacGTTTGATTCTCGTTAAAGGGGAATGTAACTGTCATGCAAATTGTGACGATGACAATTATTATCaggacgaaattgtaagaaaaaaatcaatccAAAATATTTCGGAATTAAGGTGGAGCATTAGAAATTATCCAAATATGAGATTGAAAAGGGATGTCATCTTTGGTTTTACTGATTTATTGG ttaatttagGAGGAATGGTTGGATTTTTCTTAGGATGCAGCATATTAAGCTTTGTAGAGATATTGTATTTCTTTACTTTAAGGTTATATTGGCACAACAAGAAGGGAATCaatcgaattaaaaaataa
- the LOC109604531 gene encoding alpha-aminoadipic semialdehyde synthase, mitochondrial gives MLNAQRLLLKNPSVASRPYATKKIIAIRREDQSVWERRAPFSPTHVRKLVKRGVKVIVQPSNRRAYPMQAYLNAGALVQEDISEANIIFGVKQVPIELLIPNKTYCMFSHTIKAQESNMPLLDAILEKNIRLIDYEKLMDEKGQRVVAFGKMAGIAGMVNILHGMGLRLLALGHHTPFMHIGPAHNYRNSSMARQAVRDAGYEISLGLMPKSIGPLTYVFTGSGNVSQGSQEVFQELPHEYVTPETLKKAAEHGSLNKVYGCEIRRKDYLERADGGGYDPVEYEEHPERYISTFNKKIAPYASVIVNGIYWAVNSPKLLTIPDAKHLLRPVHAPWLPTSVGAPALPHRMLAICDISADPGGSIEFMNECTTIDTPFCLYDADRNKDTKSFNGPGVLVCSIDNMPTQIPRESTDFFGDLLLPYSYDILKSDATQPLESHSFCPSVSGAIIASNGKLTTNYEYIQDLRKAAIKSRHKCAGTDVAREKNVVILGAGRVAAPLVEYLNRDKSVGITVACEKRELGDQLAHQFPGIESAYLNAADNPSSLNDLVKRADVVVSILPANLHPIVAKACIDEKKHMVTASYMSPEVRSFNKEALDAGVTILNEVGLDPGIDHLLALECIQEAKAMGGRITSFESFCGGLPAPEFSDNPLRYKFSWSPRGALANTVSSARYLRKGQIVEIKQGGDLMQATKSLDFLPGFNLEGFPNRDSTVYAKYYGIEDATTVLRGTIRYNGFANAARHLQYLGLLDSEPHPSLHQQGPEITWRQLICNLISVEDVNILYDNLKAKIIERTGSETSVEVLEELGLLDEKTIEKCGNPLETLAHYLSVKLALEKNERDIIILRHEIGINWPDNKKETRGVNLVVYGDVNGYSAMAKTVGYPAAIATKMILDGEIQERGCILPFATEIYRPILQRLRAEGLYSTETSKFF, from the exons atgcTGAACGCACAAAGGTTGCTGCTTAAAAATCCCTCTGTGGCATCTCGACCATAT gcTACAAAAAAGATAATCGCAATCAGACGCGAGGATCAAAGCGTCTGGGAAAGGAGGGCCCCATTTTCTCCCACCCATGTCCGGAAACTGGTGAAGCGAGGAGTCAAAGTTATTGTCCAACCCAGCAACCGAAGAGCTTATCCGATGCAAGCTTATTTAAACGCTGGGGCTTTAGTCCAGGAGGACATTTCCGAAGCAAACATTATATTTGGAGTCAAGCAAGTCCCTATAGAGTTGCTCATACCGAACAAAACCTACTGCATGTTTTCGCACACCATCAAAGCCCAAGAATCGAATATGCCTCTTTTGGATGCCAttctggaaaaaaatattcgacTGATTGATTATGAGAAACTCATGGATGAAAAGGGACAGAGAGTTGTGGCGTTCGGAAAGATGGCTGGAATCGCGGGAATGGTTAATATTTTGCATGGAATGGGACTGAGACTTTTGGCTTTAGGTCATCACACACCTTTTATGCACATAG gcCCCGCCCATAACTACAGAAACTCTTCAATGGCCAGACAGGCCGTAAGAGATGCTGGGTACGAGATATCTTTGGGTTTGATGCCAAAATCCATCGGACCTTTAACATACGTATTCACAGGGTCCGGTAACGTTTCTCAGGGCTCTCAGGAAGTATTTCAAGAGTTACCACATGAGTATGTGACACCAGAAACCTTAAAGAAGGCTGCGGAACATGGCAGCTTGAACAAGGTATACGGTTGTGAAATTAGACGAAAAGATTACTTAGAACGAGCTGATGGTGGTGGATACGATCCAGTTGAGTATGAGGAACATCCTGAACGTTACATATCAACCTTCAACAAGAAGATTGCGCCATATGCATCAGTTATTGTCAATGGAATATATTGGGCTGTCAATAGTCCAAAGTTATTAACAATTCCTGATGCAAAACATTTGTTAAGACCTGTACATGCACCTTGGTTACCAACCTCAGTGGGAGCACCAGCATTACCACACCGAATGTTGGCAATTTGCGACATATCAGCAGACCCGGGCGGTTCTATTGAATTTATGAATGAATGCACCACCATTGATACACCATTTTGTTTGTATGATGCAGACAGAAATAAAGATACTAAATCCTTCAACGGTCCTGGAGTATTAGTATGCAGTATTGACAATATGCCCACACAAATACCAAGAGAAAGTACCGATTTCTTTGGAGACCTTCTCCTACCCTATAGTTACGATATTTTGAAATCTGATGCTACTCAACCTTTGGAAAGTCATAGTTTTTGTCCAAGTGTTTCAGGGGCAATTATTGCCAGTAATGGAAAGTTAACAacgaattatgaatatatccAAGACCTCAGGAAAGCAGCGat aaAAAGCAGGCACAAGTGTGCAGGAACTGATGTTGCAAGGGAAAAGAACGTGGTTATTTTAGGTGCAGGTCGAGTGGCAGCGCCTTTGGTCGAATATCTTAACCGCGACAAATCTGTTGGTATCACAGTTGCTTGCGAGAAAAGAGAATTAGGTGATCAATTGGCACATCAATTCCCGGGCATTGAAAGTGCCTATCTAAACGCTGCCGATAATCCATCATCCCTAAATGACTTAGTAAAGAGGGCGGACGTTGTCGTATCCATTTTACCAGCCAATTTGCATCCTATTGTTGCCAAGGCTTGTATTGATGAGAAAAAGCACATGGTAACCGCCAGTTACATGAGTCCTGAAGTAAGAAGCTTCAACAAAGAAGCGTTGGATGCTGGTGTAACGATATTAAATGAAGTGGGGCTGGATCCAG GTATTGATCATTTATTGGCCTTAGAATGCATCCAAGAAGCCAAAGCGATGGGTGGTCGCATAACTTCGTTTGAATCATTTTGCGGAGGTCTTCCAGCACCAGAGTTTAGTGACAATCCATTAAGATACAAGTTTTCTTGGTCTCCCCGTGGCGCCTTAGCTAATACAGTATCCTCAGCGAGGTATTTGAGAAAAGGacaaattgttgaaataaaacaaggcGGTGATTTGATGCAAGCCACCAAATCTCTGGATTTCCTTCCTGGCTTTAATTTGGAAGGTTTTCCTAACAGAGATAGTACTGTATATGCCAAGTATTATGGAATTGAAGATGCTACAACAGTATTAAGGGGCACCATAAG atacaatGGTTTTGCAAATGCTGCAAGACATCTCCAATATTTAGGTCTTCTAGATTCAGAACCTCATCCAAGCTTGCATCAGCAAGGTCCAGAAATTACTTGGAGGCAATTGATTTGTAACCTGATTAGTGTAGAAGATGTGAACATTCTTTATGACAACTTGAAGGCGAAGATAATAGAAAGAACTGGATCCGAAACTTCTGTTGAAGTTCTTGAAGAATTGGGATTGTTGGATGAAAAAACTATTGAGAAATGTGGAAATCCATTGGAAACCCTGGCCCACTATTTGTCTGTTAAACTTGCAttag agaaaaatgaaCGAGATATTATAATACTTCGTCATGAGATTGGTATAAACTGGCCTGATAATAAAAAGGAGACTCGTGGAGTTAATCTTGTTGTTTATGGAGATGTCAATGGGTATTCTGCAATGGCAAAGACTGTAGGGTATCCAGCAGCTATTGCCACCAAAATGATTTTGGATGGTGAAATTCAAGAGAGAGGCTGCATATTGCCATTTGCTACAGAAATCTACAGACCCATTTTGCAAAGGTTAAGAGCTGAGGGCCTTTACAGCActgaaacttcaaaatttttctga